Sequence from the Anaerolineales bacterium genome:
GATCTTCCGAAGCAGACATGCGATCCCATTTCAACGTTACACTTTTCCTCGAAAACCTGATTGTACGTGACTATTGCGAATCGTCGAACTTGATATAATAGCGCGACATAGGATTTAGCAGGATCATGAAAACCGCAGAACTCGCTCGTTCGATCACCCGAAACGGAAGCAAACAAACGTACGTCACCGCACGTTTAATGGTGGACAGGGAACTCGTGGACGACTTCCTCAGTGCGTATGCGTATTTTCGCTGGGTCGATGATGTGATCGACGTTTATTCTCGCTCCGATCAAGAACGCATCGCCTTCATGGAACGCCAGAAAATAATCATCGAAGGACTTTTTAATGGCGAGACGTTCGAAGACTTTTCAGAAGAAGAAACGATAATCGCCAACCTCATTCGACACCGTTCGTCGAAAGACGAAGGATTGGCATCATTCGTACGCAACATGCTGGCGATCATCGATTTCGATGCCCACCGCAAGGGACGCCTGATCAAACGAAACGAACTTGCCTGGTATACAGAAAGGTTGGGAATATCTGTCACCGATGGCATCCAATATTTTATCGGGCACGGTCATCCTTATTCCAAAACAAACGAACAATATCTGGCCGCCACCGCGGCACACATCACTCACCTTCTGCGGGATATGCTCCTGGACATCGCAGATGGATTTGTCAATATCCCGATGGAATATCTTCAGGCACACAATATTGATCCCTATGACTATACGACTCAAGCATTTCGAGCGTGGGTAAAGGATCGAGTGGAATTGGCCCGACGGTTGTTTATTGAAGGTAAAAAATATCTGGACCGTCTGGATGTACTGCGTTGTAAAATTGTCGGCTATTGGTATTGTGCACGTTTCGAAGGTGTATTGGACTTGATCGAAAGGGATAATTACGTCCTACGCGAGGTGTACAACGAAAGACGGAGTATCGCCACCCATTTGAAAATTGGCTGGATCGGGATCAGCGTCACGCTGCGCCATTTGTTCCGCAAGCTGACGAACATCATCTCCCCTCTAAGTATCCGCTGATCGGTCTACTGCTTACCGAACGAAGTTATTCGCTGTCGGACCCCATTAGTTGCTT
This genomic interval carries:
- a CDS encoding squalene/phytoene synthase family protein, which encodes MKTAELARSITRNGSKQTYVTARLMVDRELVDDFLSAYAYFRWVDDVIDVYSRSDQERIAFMERQKIIIEGLFNGETFEDFSEEETIIANLIRHRSSKDEGLASFVRNMLAIIDFDAHRKGRLIKRNELAWYTERLGISVTDGIQYFIGHGHPYSKTNEQYLAATAAHITHLLRDMLLDIADGFVNIPMEYLQAHNIDPYDYTTQAFRAWVKDRVELARRLFIEGKKYLDRLDVLRCKIVGYWYCARFEGVLDLIERDNYVLREVYNERRSIATHLKIGWIGISVTLRHLFRKLTNIISPLSIR